AATATAACGAAGCAATTGAATATGACTTATATGAAAATATGACAAGTTCAGTTGAAATTCCAAACCAAAAATATCCATTCTTAACTGAAGAGATTGAGCGCCGTGCAGTCGGTGTATTAAAATACATCCTAGCAGAAGCGGATGGTATTTCAAAAGAAGACTTAAATATCACACCACTCTTAAATCAAGAGTATACGCAAAAAGCAAACGATGCGTTAAGAAATAACGGATATCACATCGAAACGACAATCGACAAAAAAATATACGACACGATGCAAGATGTTAAAAACAATCAATTCTACTACTACGGTGACCGTAGTTCGTTAGATGCTATCGATATTAGTAACAACGATAAAGAAAAGATATTAAAACATGAAGTCGGTGCGATGCTTAAAAATAATAAAACTGGTGCAATTTTAGGTTTTATCGGTGGACGTGATTTTAAATCATCTGAAAACAACCACGCGACACAAACATCACGTATGTCAGGGTCTACGATGAAACCACTCGCAGTATATGGCCCAGGGGTCGATAAAGGACTTATTGCACCGGATACAGTCATTCTCGATAAATCGTTCTCGATTTATAACCCTGAAGCAGGCACAAGCTATTCTCCACAAAACTATGACCAAAAAGACTTTGGTTTACTATCAGTGAAAAATGCACTTGCGAACTCGTACAACTTATCAACATTACGTCTATGGGCGGAAGTTCGTAAACATAACCCGAGAGAATATCTTGAAAAAATGGGATTAAATATGCCAGACTCACTATTTGATGCCAATAACATCGGTATCCCTTCTCTACCTCTTGGAGTGAACAACATGACTGTAGAAGATGGAGTAAATGCATTTTCTAGTTTTGGTAATAACGGAGTGATGACGGATAGTTATATGATCGAAAAAATTACAGATCCAACTGGAAAAGTGATTTACGAACATGAAACAGTCAGTCACGACGTATGGAAAGAGTCTACTGCGTACTTAGTCACAGACATGTTAAAAGAAGTATTTAGAACAGGTTCTGCGTATCATATTAGTAGTTATTATAATCAGATTTCATCGACATATGATTGGGCAACAAAAACAGGAACATCTGAGCAATTTATCGATACGTGGATGATTGCTTACAATCCAGAAGTTACACTCGGTATATGGATGGGTTACGACAGTAATATCCCACAAGTTTACAGTACAGCAGATGATGGACACCTACCAGTTTATAATTGGCAAATGTTATCAAGTGCTCTACAAAATGTAGACAGTGAAAAAATGGGTGCTGGGAAAAAATTCAGTCGACCAAGTTCTGTTTATGAAGACACGTTTTGTGGAATGCTTATGCAAAAAGGAAACTGCGGTGAGGATAAACAAGTCACAGGGCTCGTTGCTGATCATACACAGTTTTCTACGAAATCTGGCTTAAATGATCAAAGTGTTTTAAACCGTAACGGTGCAGACTTCGATTACCAATTATCAGCTAGCGATTTACGCGGCACAGTAAGAGGAACAAACGACAATTATTACCGTATTGGCTCTGCGCCTAAAAGAATTAAAGAGGCACTTAAAAAAGGAAAAGACGATAAAGAAGACGACGAAGATGATGACAACGATGATGAATAAATAACTTATCCTCCAAGAATAATCTTGGAGGATTTTTTTGATTCAAAAAAAGACGTGTACATTAGTACACGTCTTAGATTTATTAGAATAATCCTGTTGAGTTACCTTCTGCATCAACATCCATATGGTTAGCTGATGGTACTTTTGGTAATCCTGGCATTGTCATAACGTTACCTGTTAACGCAACGACAAATCCTGCACCAGTTTTAGCAATTAACTCACGTACTGTAATTGTAAACCCTGTTGGACGACCGAGTTTTTTCTCATCGTCTGATAATGAGTACTGAGTTTTCGCCATACATACTGGGAAGTTACCCCAGCCATTTTCTTCGATTTCTTTGATTTGACGTTTTGCTTTATCTGTAAAGTTAACGCCGTCTCCACCGTATACTTCTGTAACGATTTTTTCAATCTTTTCAGGGATTGAAAGTTCAAGATCATATAGGTAGTCAAAGTTGTTTGGTGTTTCGAGTGCTTCTTTTACTTGTTTCGCTAACTCAATACCACCTTCTCCACCTTTTTCCCAAACTTGTGTAAGTGCAACTTTAACGTCACGATCTTTACACCAGTTAAGTACGAATTCACGTTCAGCATCTGTATCTGTAACGAAGTCGTTTAATGCAACGATTGGTTCAACACCGAATTTACGTGCGTTTTCAATGTGTTTCTCTAAGTTTACGATACCTGATTTTAATGCTCCAAGATTTTCTGCACCTAAATCAGTTTTCGCAACGCCACCGTTCATCTTAAGTGCGCGAATTGTTGCAACTAAAACAATTGCATCTGGTTTAAAGTTACCAAAGCGTGCTTTAATATCCATAAACTTCTCAGCACCTAAGTCAGAACCGAATCCTGCTTCTGTTACTACGATGTCTGATAATTTTCTTGCAGTGTTTGTAGCGATTAATGAGTTACAACCGTGTGCAATGTTCGCAAATGGACCACCGTGAATTAACGCAGGTGTACCTTCCATCGTTTGAACAAGGTTTGGTTTAATCGCTTCTTTAAGTAGTAGTGTTAATGCACCCTCTACTTTTAAGTCTTTAACTGTAACTGGTTTTTTATCTTTCGTATAACCAAATACGATACGGCCAAGTCTTTCTTTAAGATCCATTAAATCTGTCGCTAAGCAAAGTACTGCCATAATTTCACTTGCTACAGTAATATCAAATCCATCTTCACGTGGAACACCTGAAGTTGGTCCTCCTAAACCGATAACGACGTTACGAAGTTCACGGTCGTTAATGTCTACGACACGTTTCCACGTAATTCTTCTTTGGTCGATATTTAACTCGTTACCTTGGTGAATGTGGTTGTCGATTAACGCTGAAAGCGTATTGTTTGCTGACGTAATCGCGTGTAAGTCACCGTTAAAGTGAAGGTTGATTTCTTCCATCGGTAACACTTGAGCGTGTCCACCACCAGTAGCTCCACCTTTAATACCCATTACTGGCCCAAGTGATGGTTCACGCAATGCAACCATAACCTTTTCACCTAGTTTATTGAATGCATCTGCTAGTCCAACAGTAACAGTTGATTTACCTTCACCAGCTGGTGTAGGGTTCATAGCTGTTACGAGTACTAGTTTTGAATCCTCTTCATTTCCAACGAGATTTTTGATGTCTACTTTTGCTTTATACTTACCATGAAGTTCTAATGCATCTTCAGGAATACCTGCTTTTTGAGCAATTTCTTCAATTGGTTGTAATGTTGCTTTAGCAGCAATCTCTTGGTCTGTTAAATGTGCCATTCTTTTACATCTCCCAACAAGAATATTTTTTTAAGATTTAACTCAATCTTTCTAATGATTATTATTACATAAAATTCACTTATGTGCCATCACTAACATTTCTTTACAAATTACGGGTGAACTATCCATAACAAAAGCAGCAGAATTTGCTGCTGCTTTAATATTAATCGTCATCCATACTTGATAAGTCTCCAGCGTCTAAGTTTAACTCCCACGCTTTTAATACACGTCTCATAATTTTACCACTACGAGTTTTTGGTAACTTGTCTTTAAATTCAATTTCACGTGGTGCTGCATGTGCTGCGAGACCAAGTTTTACGAAGTTACGAATTTCCTCTTTTAACTCGTCCGTCGGTTCATAACCTTCACGTAATGCGATAAATGCTTTAACGATTTCACCACGTACTGGATCTGGTTTACCGATAACTCCAGCCTCTTCTACCGCTTCATGTTCAACGAGTTTAGATTCAATTTCAAACGGTCCAACTCTTTCCCCAGCTGTCATAATGACGTCGTCTACACGTCCTTGGAAGAAGAAGTACCCGTCCTCATCTATAAATGCTGAGTCACCTGAAACGTACCAATCTCCAATAAAGTACGATTTATACTTCTCGTGGTTATTCCAAATATCGCGCATCATCGATGGCCAAGGTGCTTTCATTGCTAAGTTACCCATACGGTTTGGCGGTAAGACTTCACCGTTGTCGTCAATGATTGCCGCTTCTACACCTGGTAATGGTTTACCCATAGATCCAGCTTTTATATCCATTGAGGGGAAGTTAACGATCATATGTGCTCCTGTTTCAGTCATCCACCACGTATCGTGAATTCTTAAGTTGAACACTTTATCTCCCCATTTAATGACTTCTGGATTCAGTGGTTCACCAACAGATAGTAAATGTCTTAAATGGCTAAGGTCGTAATTTTTTATAACTTCGTCTCCAGCTCCCATTAACATACGGAATGCTGTCGGTGCTGAATACCAAATTGTCACTTTTAACTCTTCAAGTGCTGAATACCATGCATCTGGTGAGAAACGTCCTCCGACGATAACGTTTGTCGCGCGGTTTAACCACGGTCCAAAAATACCATAACTCGTTCCAGTTACCCATCCTGGGTCAGCTGTACACCAGTATACATCGTCTTCTTTAATATCCGTCACATATTTCGCTGAAATATATTGTTGAACCATCACATTATGAACGTGGTATACACCTTTTGGTGAGCCAGTTGAACCACTCGTATAATGTAAAATCAATCCGTCCTCTAAATCTACCCATTCGATGTCACATTCATCTGATGCTTCGTCAAATAACTGTTTAAAATCTAAGAGTTTTTCATCTTCACTAACGTCTTCTCCGACGACAAATACGTGTTTTAGTGTATCGATCTCTTTATAAGGTACTCTCTCTAATAAATCAGAAGTCGTAATTAAATAATTCGCTTCTGAGTCTTCTAATCGGTCAACAACAGCCTTTTCCATAAATGCTTCAAATAATGGTCCAACAATCGCACCAAGTTTCACTGCACCGAGTAATACAAAATATAATTCAGGCGATCTTGGCATAAAGATAAATACTCGGTCCCCTTTTTTTACTTCTTTATCTTTTAACATATTAGCTGCTTTGTTTGATTTTTCTTTCATCTCTTTAAAAGTAAATGATGAAACGCCAGAATCGTCTTTATAGTGTAATGCTACTTTGTTACCATATCCTTCATCAACGTGACGATCAATTGCTTCATATGCGATGTTTACTTTGTTAGTTTCATACCATGTAAAATGTTTTTTTACTTCTTCCCACGAAAAGTTTTTAACTGTTTCTTCGTAAGGTCCCATATTCGAACTTTTATCTACAGATTTATAGATTTCGTAATTCATTACATTCACTCCTAAAATTTAAGTAAAACGCTTTCTTTTGACGTTACTTATAATCTTATCTGTTATTTTTAGGAATTTCAACGGTTTCGTTCGAATTTTCAATCGCATTTAGACATAAATATAAAAATGATTCATGTATAATATAAATAACTAGACATATATTGTGATTTGAGGTGATATGTTGGAGCATATAAAAAATTATTTTAAAATGGAATACGAAAAAAATAGCCAAACAATTATAATCGAAGGACCTGTAAGTGAAGAAACACTAAACACGTATACTTTTGACGAACACTTAAATGCATTTAGAAGACCTAATGATCAGTTTGAAGCATTAAAAGAAATCGCAAGTTTAGAAGAAGGTCGTATCATCGTTGCGCGTGTAGATAATAATATTATCGGTTACGTTACGTTTCATAGACCTGATGAGTTTGAAAGATGGAGTGAAGGTAACCACCCTTTTATATTAGAACTCGGTGCAGTTGAAGTTTCTGATTCATACCGAAATTT
Above is a genomic segment from Nosocomiicoccus massiliensis containing:
- a CDS encoding transglycosylase domain-containing protein; the encoded protein is MKKNNFVNRFKQLFTRQDKTHNKIQGDSFKSRIKNISRRFKETKHPLSFLFNTTYDTVWNVLLFTILSLSLLGILLFSVGLGYFAALVNNGDDYTNEEIEVKLKDVTESTNVSFASGENLGTLKSDLIRESIKFEDIPENVIDALIVTEDENFYEHNGVVPKAFIRASLQEVISSGEGTGGSTLTQQLVKNQLLTNDPTFKRKASELLLAFKVEDLLTKDEILTSYLNAVSFGRNANGQNIAGLKSAAEGIFGKHPEDLNLAEAAFIAGLPQNPYAYTPFNVDGSLKPEDERELGKNRQEHVLNRMFTEGKITEEEYNEAIEYDLYENMTSSVEIPNQKYPFLTEEIERRAVGVLKYILAEADGISKEDLNITPLLNQEYTQKANDALRNNGYHIETTIDKKIYDTMQDVKNNQFYYYGDRSSLDAIDISNNDKEKILKHEVGAMLKNNKTGAILGFIGGRDFKSSENNHATQTSRMSGSTMKPLAVYGPGVDKGLIAPDTVILDKSFSIYNPEAGTSYSPQNYDQKDFGLLSVKNALANSYNLSTLRLWAEVRKHNPREYLEKMGLNMPDSLFDANNIGIPSLPLGVNNMTVEDGVNAFSSFGNNGVMTDSYMIEKITDPTGKVIYEHETVSHDVWKESTAYLVTDMLKEVFRTGSAYHISSYYNQISSTYDWATKTGTSEQFIDTWMIAYNPEVTLGIWMGYDSNIPQVYSTADDGHLPVYNWQMLSSALQNVDSEKMGAGKKFSRPSSVYEDTFCGMLMQKGNCGEDKQVTGLVADHTQFSTKSGLNDQSVLNRNGADFDYQLSASDLRGTVRGTNDNYYRIGSAPKRIKEALKKGKDDKEDDEDDDNDDE
- a CDS encoding formate--tetrahydrofolate ligase — translated: MAHLTDQEIAAKATLQPIEEIAQKAGIPEDALELHGKYKAKVDIKNLVGNEEDSKLVLVTAMNPTPAGEGKSTVTVGLADAFNKLGEKVMVALREPSLGPVMGIKGGATGGGHAQVLPMEEINLHFNGDLHAITSANNTLSALIDNHIHQGNELNIDQRRITWKRVVDINDRELRNVVIGLGGPTSGVPREDGFDITVASEIMAVLCLATDLMDLKERLGRIVFGYTKDKKPVTVKDLKVEGALTLLLKEAIKPNLVQTMEGTPALIHGGPFANIAHGCNSLIATNTARKLSDIVVTEAGFGSDLGAEKFMDIKARFGNFKPDAIVLVATIRALKMNGGVAKTDLGAENLGALKSGIVNLEKHIENARKFGVEPIVALNDFVTDTDAEREFVLNWCKDRDVKVALTQVWEKGGEGGIELAKQVKEALETPNNFDYLYDLELSIPEKIEKIVTEVYGGDGVNFTDKAKRQIKEIEENGWGNFPVCMAKTQYSLSDDEKKLGRPTGFTITVRELIAKTGAGFVVALTGNVMTMPGLPKVPSANHMDVDAEGNSTGLF
- the acsA gene encoding acetate--CoA ligase, which gives rise to MNYEIYKSVDKSSNMGPYEETVKNFSWEEVKKHFTWYETNKVNIAYEAIDRHVDEGYGNKVALHYKDDSGVSSFTFKEMKEKSNKAANMLKDKEVKKGDRVFIFMPRSPELYFVLLGAVKLGAIVGPLFEAFMEKAVVDRLEDSEANYLITTSDLLERVPYKEIDTLKHVFVVGEDVSEDEKLLDFKQLFDEASDECDIEWVDLEDGLILHYTSGSTGSPKGVYHVHNVMVQQYISAKYVTDIKEDDVYWCTADPGWVTGTSYGIFGPWLNRATNVIVGGRFSPDAWYSALEELKVTIWYSAPTAFRMLMGAGDEVIKNYDLSHLRHLLSVGEPLNPEVIKWGDKVFNLRIHDTWWMTETGAHMIVNFPSMDIKAGSMGKPLPGVEAAIIDDNGEVLPPNRMGNLAMKAPWPSMMRDIWNNHEKYKSYFIGDWYVSGDSAFIDEDGYFFFQGRVDDVIMTAGERVGPFEIESKLVEHEAVEEAGVIGKPDPVRGEIVKAFIALREGYEPTDELKEEIRNFVKLGLAAHAAPREIEFKDKLPKTRSGKIMRRVLKAWELNLDAGDLSSMDDD
- a CDS encoding GNAT family N-acetyltransferase, with amino-acid sequence MEHIKNYFKMEYEKNSQTIIIEGPVSEETLNTYTFDEHLNAFRRPNDQFEALKEIASLEEGRIIVARVDNNIIGYVTFHRPDEFERWSEGNHPFILELGAVEVSDSYRNLRIGQNMLKLSMMDEYMENYIVLTTEYYWHWDLKGTGLDVYDYKQLMINLMAVVGFEVYMTNDPEITSHPANTLMARVGKHITTEQQLIFDEIRFKHRYFF